From a single Nicotiana tabacum cultivar K326 chromosome 8, ASM71507v2, whole genome shotgun sequence genomic region:
- the LOC107781044 gene encoding F-box/kelch-repeat protein At3g24760 yields SLFRYYRKKILSYLPIRSIVIASSVCKNWNSIITSSSFTTRISATKKSWLFLCGQNNIFIKNNQPFAFDPDANKWITLPTSTLLSQDFFIGSNGFFFATSQNFSFKPTLNGSWVQTSPLKFSRCNPLVDVYYKNGLNHEPRFIVVGGVRFVGGLVEIEDRLAVEIYNPNLDFWELCPPLPADFRSGNSSQWSCSSLLKGKFYVFGIYSCFITCFDLDKCLWSEVQTLRPPGILFSFLVSCQDCLVLGGLCNSPNGPNFILWKVDEKTMEFSEIAIMPQELMYYLFDSEEDDKYASLKCVGLGNIIYVYNEEHHKNYNACVCEFGNEFGKCSWRKVPNLPASASKFHRVISFCSNVSLDNILQGARI; encoded by the coding sequence TCTTTGTTCAGATATTACAGAAAAAAAATCCTTTCTTACCTCCCAATTCGTTCTATAGTTATTGCTTCCTCTGTATGCAAAAACTGGAATTCAATAATCACCTCTTCTTCTTTCACAACCAGAATCTCAGCTACAAAAAAATCATGGCTTTTTCTCTGTGGCCAAAAcaatatttttatcaaaaataaccAACCTTTTGCTTTTGACCCTGATGCAAATAAATGGATTACACTTCCTACTTCAACCCTTTTATCCCAAGATTTCTTTATTGGTTCAAATGGTTTTTTCTTTGCTACTTCTCAAAATTTCAGCTTTAAGCCAACTCTCAATGGCTCTTGGGTTCAAACTAGTCCTTTAAAATTCTCTAGGTGTAATCCTCTTGTTGATGTTTATTACAAAAATGGGTTAAATCATGAACCAAGATTTATTGTTGTAGGTGGTGTTAGATTTGTTGGTGGATTAGTTGAAATTGAGGACCGTTTGGCTGTGGAAATTTataatccaaatttggatttttgggaaCTTTGTCCACCTTTACCAGCTGATTTTAGGTCAGGTAATTCATCACAATGGTCATGTTCATCTTTATTGAAAGGGAAATTCTATGTTTTTGGGATATATTCttgttttattacatgttttgattTGGACAAATGTTTGTGGAGCGAGGTTCAGACACTTAGACCACCTGGAATTTTGTTTTCATTCTTGGTTTCATGTCAAGATTGTTTAGTTTTAGGTGGATTATGCAATTCACCTAATGGACCAAATTTTATACTTTGGAAAGTTGATGAGAAAACAATGGAGTTTAGTGAAATTGCTATAATGCCTCAAGAATTGATGTATTATTTGTTTGATAGTGAAGAGGATGACAAATATGCTAGTTTAAAATGTGTGGGATTAGGGAATATTATTTATGTGTATAATGAAGAACATCACAAGAATTACAATGCTTGTGTTTGTGAATTTGGAAATGAGTTTGGGAAGTGTAGTTGGAGGAAAGTGCCTAATTTGCCAGCAAGTGCTAGTAAATTTCATAGAGTGATTAGCTTTTGTTCAAATGTTTCCCTTGATAACATTCTTCAGGGtgcaagaatttaa